A part of Aegilops tauschii subsp. strangulata cultivar AL8/78 chromosome 2, Aet v6.0, whole genome shotgun sequence genomic DNA contains:
- the LOC109773288 gene encoding ras-related protein RABH1b, producing MAPVSALAKYKLVFLGDQSVGKTSIITRFMYDKFDNTYQATIGIDFLSKTMYLEDRTVRLQLWDTAGQERFRSLIPSYIRDSSVAVIVFDVASRQSFLNTSKWIEEVRTERGSDVIIVLVGNKTDLVDKRQVSIEEGEGKAKDLGVMFIETSAKAGFNIKALFRKIAAALPGMETLSSAKQEDMVDVNLKSSNANSSQSQAQAGGCSC from the exons ATGGCTCCCGTGTCGGCTCTGGCCAAGTACAAGCTGGTCTTCCTCGGCGACCAGTCCGTCGGCAAGACCAGCATCATCACCCGCTTCATGTACGACAAGTTCGACAACACCTACCAG GCTACgattggtattgatttcctgtcgAAGACAATGTACCTTGAAGATAGAACTGTGAGACTCCAACTCTG GGATACAGCTGGTCAGGAAAGATTCAGGAGTTTAATTCCAAGCTACATCAGAGACTCTTCAGTTGCTGTTATTGTATTCGATGTTGCAA GCAGGCAGTCTTTCTTAAACACGTCGAAGTGGATAGAGGAAGTTCGCACTGAGAGGGGCAGTGATGTCATTATTGTGCTTGTTGGGAACAAAACTGACCTTGTGGACAAGAG GCAAGTATCCATTGAGGAAGGGGAAGGCAAGGCAAAGGACCTCGGTGTGATGTTTATTGAAACTAGTGCTAAAGCTGGTTTTAACATTAAG GCTCTGTTCCGCAAAATTGCTGCTGCACTGCCTGGAATGGAGACCCTTTCATCAGCAAAGCAGGAAGACATGGTTGATGTGAACTTAAAGTCCAGCAATGCTAACTCATCTCAGTCGCAGGCACAGGCTGGGGGATGCAGTTGTTAG